The Mustelus asterias unplaced genomic scaffold, sMusAst1.hap1.1 HAP1_SCAFFOLD_2439, whole genome shotgun sequence genome window below encodes:
- the LOC144489688 gene encoding 3 beta-hydroxysteroid dehydrogenase type 7-like has protein sequence MTQLRVCSNGSGRHSPTTGMAGSQGQVYLITGGCGFLGKHLVKMLVEQGEGISEIRVFDLKVEREMESLSTDSVTVRAMEGDVRDREELIRATQGVDVVMHLASIVDIFGQVPEAAMEEVNVQGTHHVIEACIANGVRRCVYTSSMEVVGPNTRQEPFIRGNEESKYNILLEVPYARTKAAAEKVILAANGMEVSGGGKLSTCALRPTGIYGEECSLLRGIYQKACSWGGRLFRLVPRTVQSGRVYVGNVAWMHLLAARGLEEQPGLVGGQAYYCSDGSPDRSHMDFNMELLGPCGVRLIGQDRPLVPYALVYLLAVLLELLQLLMRPFGSFTLYLNRYTLAVASTTFTVRTDKAARHFGYCPLYPWQESKERTVRWLQSLPRTDRKGKGS, from the exons ATGACACAACTGCGAGTGTGTAGCAACGGATCGGGTAGACACAGTCCCACGACGGGCATGGCGGGGAGCCAGGGGCAAGTCTACCTGATAACTGGGGGTTGTGGCTTTCTGGGCAAACACCTGGTGAAGATGTTGGTGGAACAGGGAGAGGGAATCTCCGAGATCCGGGTCTTCGATttgaaggtggagagagagatggaatccCTAAGCACCG ACTCAGTTACTGTGCGGGCGATGGAGGGAGATGTCAGGGACCGAGAGGAATTGATTCGAGCCACCCAGGGTGTCGATGTGGTCATGCATCTGGCGAGTATTGTCGATATATTTGGCCAGGTTCCTGAAGCAGCAATGGAGGAAGTTAATGTGcaag GCACACATCATGTGATTGAGGCTTGCATCGCTAATGGCGTCCGTCGCTGTGTCTACACCAGCAGTATGGAAGTTGTTGGTCCAAACACTCGGCAGGAACCCTTTATACG AGGTAACGAGGAAAGCAAATACAACATCCTCCTCGAGGTCCCCTACGCCCGCACAAAGGCAGCTGCCGAGAAAGTGATCCTGGCAGCCAATGGAATGGAG GTTTCCGGTGGCGGGAAGCTTTCGACCTGCGCTCTGAGACCGACCGGTATCTACGGTGAGGAATGCTCCTTACTGAGAGGGATTTACCAGAAGGCCTGCAGCTGGGGAGGGCGCCTCTTTCGACTGGTACCTCGGACGGTTCAGTCGGGACGCGTGTATGTGG GTAACGTGGCCTGGATGCACCTCCTGGCCgccagggggctggaggagcagcCCGGGCTGGTGGGTGGTCAGGCCTATTACTGCAGCGATGGCTCACCGGACAGGAGTCACATGGATTTCAACATGGAGCTCCTGGGGCCCTGCGGGGTGCGGCTGATCGGCCAGGACAGGCCGCTGGTGCCCTACGCGCTCGTCTACCTGCTGGCGGTCCTCCTGGAGCTCCTGCAGCTGCTGATGAGGCCGTTTGGCTCCTTCACTCTTTACCTGAACCGCTACACGCTCGCCGTGGCCAGCACCACCTTCACCGTGCGCACCGACAAGGCTGCCCGCCATTTTGGATACTGCCCGCTCTACCCCTGGCAGGAAAGCAAGGAGCGGACGGTGCGCTGGTTACAATCGCTGCCCAGGACGGACCGGAAAGGCAAGGGCAGCTGA